From the genome of Cedecea lapagei, one region includes:
- a CDS encoding alpha-keto acid decarboxylase family protein, with the protein MRYCVADYLLDRLNEGGIDHLFGVPGDYNLVFLDHVIAHPRLAWIGCANELNAAYAADGYARCKGVAALLTTFGVGELSALNGLAGSYAERLPVIHIVGAPNRHAQQRGDLLHHTLGDGDFQHFQRIAAEVSVAHASLTPANACSEIDRVMLEAIRQRRPGYLLLPSDVAEAPATRPSKRLQVGETVVDPAALEAFRRCAQARIAESRSVALLADFLAQRWGLQNTLQQWMDSAPVPHASLLMGKGLFDESKPGFLGTYSGAPSRPQVKEEIEGAELVICVGVMFSDTLTAGFSHKLSQQQTIEVLPEAVRVGERWFSGIPMAQAIAILQSLCARQAASWPVATQRPPTLPACESGRLDQHAFWQTLQNALRPGDIILAEQGTAAFGAAALTLPAGVTFIVQPLWGSIGYTLPAAFGAQTAWPDRRVVLLIGDGSAQLTIQELGSMQRDGQKPIILVLNNEGYTVERAIHGPEQRYNEIAPWDWTRLPQAMSANSQAACWRVTETAQLAEVLEKLASPERLALVEVVLPKQDIPELLKAVTVSLGKSNAGTEH; encoded by the coding sequence ATGCGCTACTGTGTGGCGGACTATCTGCTGGACCGGCTAAACGAAGGGGGGATTGATCACCTCTTCGGCGTGCCCGGCGATTACAACCTTGTTTTCCTGGATCACGTTATTGCCCATCCTCGGCTTGCATGGATTGGCTGTGCTAATGAACTGAACGCGGCCTACGCTGCCGACGGCTATGCCCGCTGCAAGGGCGTGGCGGCTTTGCTGACCACGTTTGGCGTGGGGGAACTAAGCGCGTTGAACGGCCTGGCGGGCAGTTACGCAGAGCGCCTGCCTGTCATTCATATTGTTGGGGCGCCTAACCGCCACGCTCAGCAGCGTGGAGATCTGCTTCATCACACGCTGGGGGACGGAGATTTCCAGCATTTCCAGCGCATTGCCGCTGAAGTTTCTGTGGCTCACGCCTCGTTGACGCCGGCCAACGCCTGCAGCGAAATTGACCGGGTGATGCTGGAGGCCATCAGGCAGCGGCGCCCCGGCTATCTTTTACTGCCGAGCGATGTTGCCGAAGCGCCTGCAACGCGCCCCTCGAAACGGCTGCAGGTTGGCGAAACGGTAGTCGACCCCGCGGCTCTGGAAGCGTTTCGTCGCTGCGCCCAGGCCAGAATCGCTGAAAGCCGTAGCGTTGCTCTGCTGGCAGATTTTCTCGCTCAGCGCTGGGGGCTGCAAAACACGCTTCAGCAATGGATGGACAGCGCGCCTGTGCCGCATGCCTCACTGTTGATGGGGAAAGGGCTGTTCGACGAAAGCAAACCCGGTTTTCTCGGGACTTACAGCGGAGCCCCCAGTCGGCCTCAGGTAAAAGAGGAGATTGAAGGCGCCGAGCTGGTGATCTGCGTTGGTGTAATGTTTAGCGACACGCTCACCGCAGGATTCAGCCACAAGCTTAGCCAGCAGCAGACAATTGAGGTTCTCCCCGAGGCTGTGCGGGTTGGTGAGCGCTGGTTTAGCGGTATCCCTATGGCGCAGGCGATAGCCATTTTGCAGTCGCTGTGCGCTCGCCAGGCCGCCTCCTGGCCCGTGGCGACGCAAAGGCCGCCAACGCTCCCCGCCTGCGAAAGCGGCAGGCTGGACCAGCATGCGTTCTGGCAAACTTTGCAAAATGCCTTACGGCCAGGGGATATCATTTTGGCCGAGCAGGGAACGGCGGCATTCGGCGCTGCGGCGTTAACTCTGCCCGCCGGCGTAACCTTTATCGTGCAGCCGCTTTGGGGATCGATCGGCTATACGCTGCCGGCGGCGTTTGGAGCACAAACCGCATGGCCTGACAGGCGGGTGGTTCTGCTAATCGGCGACGGCTCTGCCCAGCTGACGATTCAGGAGCTGGGCAGCATGCAGCGTGACGGGCAGAAACCGATCATCCTGGTATTAAATAATGAGGGTTATACGGTTGAGCGTGCTATCCATGGTCCGGAACAGCGCTACAACGAAATTGCGCCCTGGGACTGGACTCGTCTGCCGCAGGCGATGAGCGCGAATAGCCAGGCTGCATGCTGGCGAGTCACAGAAACCGCGCAGCTTGCCGAGGTGCTGGAGAAGCTGGCCAGCCCGGAAAGGCTGGCGCTGGTAGAGGTTGTCCTGCCTAAGCAGGACATTCCCGAACTGCTGAAGGCGGTTACCGTCTCGTTGGGCAAAAGCAACGCTGGAACAGAGCATTAA